In the genome of Haloarcula sp. CBA1129, one region contains:
- the folE gene encoding GTP cyclohydrolase I — translation MDSREQEPAHQHDTATQPTDGFDEEKARRGARLLLEAAGRDPNSAGLSETWSRRVPDMFETLTEGARSESKPAMRTFDAETDGLIVKTGIPLQSMCEHHMLPFEGVAHVAYRPGEEMVGLSKLIRYVRWQSRQLTTQETLTRNIAVGLADELDAHGVVVEVTATHMCEVMRGIETETETTTREHVGTIDEADRTQFRESIRRHAAGPNGH, via the coding sequence ATGGATTCTCGGGAACAGGAGCCTGCACACCAGCACGATACTGCGACCCAACCGACAGACGGCTTCGACGAAGAGAAGGCGCGACGTGGCGCTCGCCTCCTGCTTGAAGCCGCTGGCCGTGATCCCAATTCGGCAGGACTATCCGAGACGTGGAGCCGACGTGTCCCGGACATGTTCGAGACGCTGACGGAAGGCGCTCGGTCCGAATCGAAACCGGCCATGCGTACCTTCGACGCGGAGACGGATGGTCTCATCGTCAAGACCGGAATCCCGCTTCAGAGTATGTGCGAACATCATATGCTCCCCTTTGAAGGCGTTGCCCATGTGGCGTATCGGCCCGGAGAAGAGATGGTGGGACTGTCAAAGCTCATCCGGTACGTTCGGTGGCAGTCACGCCAGTTGACGACACAGGAGACACTCACCCGGAATATCGCAGTCGGTCTGGCCGATGAACTTGATGCACACGGAGTCGTCGTCGAGGTGACCGCAACGCATATGTGTGAAGTAATGCGGGGCATCGAGACGGAGACTGAAACGACAACCCGCGAGCACGTCGGAACCATCGACGAAGCGGACCGCACGCAGTTCAGGGAGTCGATTCGACGGCACGCCGCCGGGCCAAACGGTCACTGA
- a CDS encoding cyclodeaminase/cyclohydrolase family protein yields the protein MTFADQSIDEFLAAVASGQVTPSGGAVAAIGGAMGAALCEMVCIHTVGPNGSEPAADELREVGDALADCREQLLTLADEDAAAVDAVGAAFEHGDDDRIQAASKRSTEVPLETAEVCLGVVKHACTVTAKGTPVAVPDAVVGALIAAAALQASAATVRANLDMINHDSFAAAMKQRVDEAEAAGEAALEEAVVNAEQ from the coding sequence ATGACGTTCGCGGACCAGTCAATCGACGAGTTCCTTGCTGCTGTCGCGTCAGGACAGGTGACGCCGAGTGGGGGTGCGGTCGCAGCCATCGGCGGCGCGATGGGCGCGGCGCTCTGTGAGATGGTCTGCATCCACACAGTCGGCCCGAACGGGTCCGAGCCAGCGGCTGATGAGCTACGGGAAGTCGGTGACGCTCTGGCCGACTGTCGGGAACAGCTGCTTACCCTCGCTGACGAGGACGCGGCCGCAGTCGACGCCGTCGGGGCTGCATTCGAACACGGGGACGACGACCGGATTCAGGCGGCCTCGAAACGCTCGACGGAGGTCCCACTGGAGACGGCTGAGGTCTGCCTCGGCGTCGTCAAACACGCCTGTACAGTGACTGCGAAGGGGACGCCGGTCGCTGTCCCGGATGCGGTCGTCGGCGCGCTGATCGCGGCAGCAGCACTACAGGCGTCTGCCGCAACTGTTCGTGCCAATCTCGACATGATAAACCACGACTCGTTCGCGGCAGCGATGAAACAGCGGGTAGACGAGGCAGAAGCGGCCGGCGAAGCGGCGCTCGAGGAGGCGGTGGTAAACGCTGAGCAGTGA
- a CDS encoding PTS fructose transporter subunit IIC: MTDQNRAESALRSHVTSVKEDLMTGVSFMIPFVTIGGIFLAVAYLVGDTQTVFDNTGSAGWFLAQVGTAGLTIMVPILGGYIAYAIADRPGLAPGFLLAYILQQGNVVAEAATVIGISGGEAGAGYLGAIVAGLLAGYVARFFKNLDVPEFIQPMMPVLLIPVATMAVLTPIMLFVLGVPVALANEALTSFLQSMQGGQAIVVGLILGGMMAFDMGGPVNKVAYVFATGLITEGIYAPMAAVMIGGMIPPIGLALSNFIAPHKYAAEMYENGKSGILLGLSFITEGAIPYGAADPLRVIPAIVAGSAVGGATSMALGVTMPAPHGGIFVVLLSNRPLAFLGSILLGSLVTAVIATVIKPDFEDRVDTGAETSSAQPTND, translated from the coding sequence ATGACAGATCAAAACCGGGCCGAGAGTGCGCTTCGCTCTCACGTAACCTCCGTCAAGGAGGACCTGATGACGGGCGTATCGTTCATGATCCCCTTCGTGACCATCGGCGGCATCTTCCTCGCCGTCGCGTACCTGGTCGGGGATACACAGACAGTGTTCGACAACACCGGCTCAGCAGGCTGGTTCCTCGCACAGGTTGGCACCGCCGGGCTGACGATTATGGTGCCCATCCTCGGTGGCTACATCGCGTACGCCATCGCTGACCGACCGGGACTCGCGCCGGGGTTCCTGCTGGCGTACATCCTCCAGCAGGGCAACGTCGTCGCTGAGGCGGCGACAGTTATCGGCATTTCTGGCGGTGAGGCTGGGGCCGGCTACCTCGGAGCCATCGTCGCTGGCCTACTGGCCGGGTACGTCGCGCGTTTCTTCAAGAACCTCGACGTCCCTGAGTTCATCCAGCCGATGATGCCAGTGTTGCTCATCCCTGTCGCGACAATGGCCGTCCTGACGCCCATCATGCTGTTCGTGCTGGGTGTTCCCGTCGCACTCGCCAACGAGGCCTTGACCTCCTTCCTGCAGTCGATGCAGGGCGGTCAGGCTATCGTCGTCGGCCTCATCCTCGGTGGGATGATGGCCTTTGACATGGGCGGTCCGGTCAATAAGGTCGCCTACGTGTTCGCGACCGGACTCATCACCGAGGGGATATACGCGCCGATGGCCGCGGTGATGATCGGCGGCATGATCCCGCCGATCGGCCTCGCACTTTCGAATTTCATCGCCCCGCACAAGTACGCGGCCGAGATGTACGAGAACGGAAAAAGCGGTATCTTGCTCGGCCTGTCGTTCATCACTGAGGGTGCGATTCCGTACGGGGCCGCGGACCCGCTCCGTGTCATCCCGGCTATCGTCGCCGGCAGCGCCGTCGGCGGTGCGACCTCGATGGCTCTTGGTGTCACGATGCCCGCCCCTCACGGCGGTATCTTCGTTGTCCTGCTGTCGAACCGGCCACTCGCGTTCCTCGGCAGTATCCTGCTGGGATCGCTCGTGACGGCCGTCATCGCGACGGTTATCAAACCGGACTTCGAGGACCGTGTCGACACCGGGGCAGAGACGAGCAGCGCGCAACCGACGAACGACTAA
- the rdfA gene encoding rod-determining factor RdfA, producing the protein MGSAQSKVAQLLETYGLTSMGTELEHAWLGKNGERQSLRDLADRFNQALLVAAIRNSSMDVIDGEPANFYRLLTHDDVSAGKRIEARNRLERAGIDVDTLENQFVTYQAIRYYLTEVRGVSYEPESETEQIKQERGTIDRLRSRVETIVRDTVDRLNTADKLTIGEYRVFVHIDIRCQDCGTRYSISDLLDRGGCDCE; encoded by the coding sequence ATGGGGTCAGCGCAGTCGAAAGTCGCACAGTTGCTCGAAACGTATGGACTGACGTCGATGGGTACGGAACTGGAGCACGCGTGGCTCGGGAAGAACGGGGAACGACAGAGCCTCCGTGACCTCGCTGATCGGTTCAACCAAGCTCTGCTTGTGGCTGCAATCCGCAATTCGAGCATGGATGTAATCGACGGCGAACCGGCGAATTTCTATCGACTCCTGACCCATGACGATGTCAGTGCCGGCAAACGGATCGAAGCGCGGAACCGGCTCGAACGGGCTGGCATCGACGTCGATACGCTGGAAAACCAGTTTGTCACGTATCAGGCGATTCGCTACTACCTGACAGAGGTTCGTGGGGTGAGCTACGAACCAGAATCCGAAACTGAACAGATCAAGCAGGAACGCGGAACTATCGACCGACTTCGCAGTCGCGTCGAGACAATTGTCCGGGATACAGTCGACCGGCTGAACACCGCAGACAAACTCACTATCGGCGAGTATCGAGTGTTCGTGCACATCGATATTCGCTGTCAGGACTGCGGGACGCGCTACAGCATCAGTGACCTCCTCGACCGTGGTGGCTGTGACTGTGAGTGA
- a CDS encoding archaea-specific SMC-related protein, translating to MDSFSVSGEVATVTVEKIGGIDETTVEVPAGVTVLRGRNATNRTSFLQAVMAAHGSEWASVKGDADQGHVELSLGAETYTRTLTRTADGVAGSGLGLLSDSTVADLFAFLLEDNEARRAVERGEDLREIIMRPVDVASIHRQIRTAEQRKEEIDEELDRIASLKRDLPDLEQQQAALRDEIAETRDELQRVEERIDERDVDFRTTQKNRDELETALDELQATRSELKRVRDDIQSEQESISALRDERGRLAVERSGLPESPDERLEALESDIERLRERKRELSEYTTRLQNVIGFNEELLSGEHREITDAIDAKPESVGDITEQLYKGSKTTCWTCGSRVKPARIESTLQSMRDHLQETVTEINDIEDKLDELTDQRDDIEETRTRAQELTATIEDVDAEIERRQSTVSDLRERRDNLSTHVEELEERVTALRTEEFDEVLDLHTKANELELELDRLESERDEVSEEIADIESAIRRNDELATQREDVVDELIDLRSRIDRLEAEATDQFNERMDDLLDILGYGNIERIWIERTDTPKDPVHNSDDSVTGSTFTLHVVRSTDGGTVYEDTVGHLSESEREVTGLVFALAGYLVHDVHEEVPFMLLDSLEAIDSERIASLVEYFAEYPSHLVVALLPEDAQALPESYNRITDI from the coding sequence ATGGATTCATTCTCGGTATCCGGGGAGGTGGCGACTGTCACCGTCGAGAAGATCGGGGGGATCGACGAGACGACAGTTGAGGTCCCAGCAGGGGTGACAGTGCTCCGAGGCCGAAACGCGACTAATCGGACATCGTTTCTTCAGGCGGTGATGGCCGCTCACGGGAGCGAGTGGGCGAGCGTCAAAGGTGACGCCGACCAAGGGCACGTCGAACTCTCACTGGGGGCGGAGACGTACACCCGAACACTGACCAGAACCGCCGACGGGGTTGCTGGGTCGGGTCTCGGCCTGCTTTCCGACTCGACTGTTGCGGACCTGTTTGCGTTCCTGCTCGAAGACAACGAAGCCAGACGAGCCGTCGAGCGGGGTGAGGACCTTCGAGAGATCATTATGCGGCCCGTCGATGTGGCGTCTATCCACCGACAGATACGGACAGCCGAACAGCGCAAGGAAGAGATCGACGAGGAACTCGACCGTATCGCGTCACTCAAGCGCGACCTCCCTGATCTCGAACAGCAACAGGCAGCTCTGCGCGACGAGATCGCTGAGACCAGAGACGAACTCCAGCGCGTGGAGGAACGGATCGACGAGCGGGATGTAGATTTCCGGACGACCCAAAAAAACAGGGACGAACTCGAAACCGCCCTCGATGAACTCCAAGCGACTCGGTCCGAACTGAAACGCGTTCGCGATGATATTCAGTCAGAGCAAGAGAGTATTTCGGCGTTGCGCGACGAACGGGGTCGCCTCGCAGTCGAACGATCTGGTCTCCCGGAATCGCCGGACGAACGACTCGAAGCGCTCGAATCGGACATCGAACGGCTCCGAGAGCGCAAGCGGGAGCTCTCAGAGTACACCACCCGACTGCAGAACGTCATCGGGTTCAACGAAGAGCTGCTATCCGGCGAGCACCGGGAGATAACCGATGCTATCGATGCAAAACCCGAGAGCGTTGGTGACATCACGGAGCAGCTCTATAAGGGGTCAAAGACGACCTGCTGGACCTGTGGCTCGCGAGTGAAGCCGGCGCGTATCGAATCGACGCTCCAGAGCATGCGTGACCATCTTCAGGAGACGGTCACGGAGATCAACGATATCGAAGACAAACTCGACGAACTGACGGACCAACGTGACGATATTGAGGAGACACGCACGCGAGCGCAGGAACTCACAGCAACGATTGAGGATGTCGACGCTGAGATCGAGCGCCGCCAGTCGACTGTCAGCGACCTGCGCGAGCGACGAGACAATCTCTCCACCCACGTCGAGGAGCTTGAGGAACGAGTCACGGCGCTCCGGACCGAAGAGTTCGACGAGGTGCTTGACCTCCATACAAAAGCGAACGAACTGGAACTGGAACTGGACCGGCTCGAATCTGAACGAGACGAGGTAAGCGAAGAGATCGCCGACATCGAGTCGGCGATCCGTCGGAACGACGAACTGGCCACCCAGCGGGAAGACGTGGTTGACGAACTGATCGACCTCCGGTCGCGTATCGACCGTCTCGAAGCCGAGGCGACCGACCAGTTCAACGAGAGGATGGACGACCTCCTCGACATTTTGGGCTATGGCAACATTGAACGGATCTGGATCGAACGGACTGACACACCCAAAGACCCGGTCCATAACAGCGACGACAGCGTCACAGGGTCGACGTTCACCCTCCACGTGGTCAGGAGTACCGACGGTGGAACGGTCTACGAGGATACAGTCGGCCATCTGAGCGAGAGTGAGCGCGAAGTGACCGGGCTCGTGTTCGCACTCGCCGGCTACCTCGTCCACGACGTACACGAAGAGGTACCGTTCATGCTGCTTGACTCGCTCGAAGCTATCGACTCGGAACGCATCGCCTCACTCGTCGAATACTTCGCGGAGTACCCCTCACATCTCGTCGTTGCGTTGCTCCCCGAGGATGCGCAGGCGCTCCCGGAGAGCTACAACCGAATTACTGATATCTGA